A genome region from Mesorhizobium shangrilense includes the following:
- a CDS encoding CehA/McbA family metallohydrolase, which yields MTIYRDGPASPLFRPVTLEGSLSFEELALHKDVSAELAQAVPFAHSGACVAWGIPFEIERPIFLHDQRTTIRIASTLARWFVFLHASDIRPLSADRKGLISPMRGIGQLGEHAANYVLIYDDGSEEKVEIRRRHQVGSFLQRWGEQCTEAVPAIKPRSLSFKGSGQWDSKRNTAGLHNPVAWGLRQLQLVFEDNGRWINSVWALENPNPGKAVVGLRFEPVSGSLIVSGLSVGNNRSMPLRWRTRAKVLLRDFPHVGSEPAFEEHTLLDQIQLDLGQVIAAHPRLVYPSEEWEGTRQNLQPNIAFNEVLVEYAAHEDAEFHLAGDIRAALRNLESTCSRNGVALEVVKPADQRVSLRVVEKGTNTAIPVKLHVHGMMGEYLAPVDRSRNPNPQWFENYSPDLCHGTHTSTYISGHTTIDLPLGNVFIEITKGFEITPVRKTVEVTRDTTEITLEIEKALHWREQGWVTADTHVHFLSPATAMLEGAAEGVNVINLLASQWGELMTNVGDFDGHTTFGTRAAGGTGEYLVRVGTENRQHVLGHISLLGYSGNMITPLCSGGADESAIGDPVDVLLTEWAQKCRKQGGLVVLPHFPDPRLENAATIVLGEADAVEMTSYSNLYSGIDAYSLADWYRYLNNGYLIPAVAGTDKMSAQYAVGTIRTYAKITDNREFSYETWMDAVRAGHTFVTSGPLMDIDVDGKPMGSRFGLSSSGGTVTVSWNAASVIVPMTRIDLVVNGEVKESRTLKPWQDAGSWSVRIQKSSWIALLVRAKYDDKPEMIATHSSPVMIDVEGSHFFAAADALTILEQIEGSMAYIDTIGTRAETTRYKEMRLVLQSAYRRLHDQMHQMGYDHPHSVGTHHSEHD from the coding sequence ATGACTATATATCGAGACGGTCCGGCTTCACCGCTGTTCCGGCCTGTCACTCTTGAGGGCTCGCTCTCATTTGAAGAACTTGCACTGCATAAAGACGTGTCGGCTGAGCTGGCGCAGGCTGTCCCTTTTGCGCATTCAGGTGCGTGCGTAGCTTGGGGCATCCCGTTTGAAATTGAGCGGCCGATTTTTCTGCACGATCAGCGTACTACGATAAGAATTGCGTCAACCTTAGCTCGATGGTTCGTATTCCTACATGCCTCTGATATTCGGCCGCTTTCTGCCGATCGAAAAGGGCTAATTTCGCCTATGCGAGGTATAGGTCAGCTAGGTGAACATGCGGCCAACTATGTCCTGATTTACGACGACGGCTCCGAGGAGAAGGTGGAAATCCGGCGGCGACATCAAGTAGGATCATTTCTACAGCGGTGGGGCGAGCAATGCACTGAGGCTGTGCCAGCCATAAAACCTCGATCTTTGTCGTTCAAGGGGAGTGGCCAATGGGATTCGAAAAGGAACACAGCTGGTCTCCACAATCCTGTCGCGTGGGGCCTCCGGCAGTTGCAATTGGTTTTCGAGGATAATGGGCGGTGGATTAATTCTGTTTGGGCCCTCGAAAATCCCAATCCCGGAAAAGCTGTAGTAGGCCTTCGATTTGAGCCAGTCTCTGGCAGCTTGATCGTCTCCGGGCTGTCCGTAGGGAACAATCGCTCCATGCCCCTTCGCTGGAGAACACGGGCGAAGGTATTGTTAAGGGACTTTCCTCATGTTGGCTCCGAACCTGCTTTCGAGGAGCACACTCTACTAGACCAAATCCAACTCGATCTGGGTCAAGTTATCGCCGCGCACCCGCGGCTCGTATACCCGAGCGAGGAATGGGAAGGGACGCGTCAGAACCTTCAGCCGAACATAGCTTTCAATGAAGTCCTGGTGGAATACGCCGCTCACGAGGATGCTGAATTCCATTTGGCGGGCGATATCCGGGCCGCTCTTCGTAACCTTGAATCCACCTGCTCTCGCAATGGTGTTGCATTGGAGGTGGTAAAACCTGCAGACCAACGTGTGAGCCTACGCGTCGTTGAAAAAGGAACGAACACGGCTATTCCCGTCAAGCTTCACGTCCACGGCATGATGGGAGAGTATCTCGCTCCAGTAGACCGAAGTCGAAACCCGAACCCGCAATGGTTCGAGAATTACAGCCCAGATTTGTGCCACGGCACACACACCTCCACCTATATCTCAGGCCACACAACAATTGATCTGCCACTAGGAAATGTCTTCATAGAGATCACCAAAGGATTTGAGATCACGCCAGTCCGAAAAACAGTCGAGGTTACACGAGACACGACTGAAATTACGCTGGAAATTGAAAAGGCTCTTCACTGGCGTGAACAAGGGTGGGTAACTGCCGATACACACGTTCACTTCCTATCCCCGGCAACAGCTATGTTGGAGGGTGCAGCGGAGGGCGTAAACGTCATCAATCTCTTGGCCAGCCAGTGGGGAGAATTGATGACTAACGTTGGCGATTTCGATGGCCACACAACCTTTGGCACGAGAGCCGCCGGGGGCACTGGCGAATATCTGGTGCGGGTTGGCACAGAGAACCGCCAACATGTCCTCGGTCACATATCGCTTCTTGGCTATTCGGGGAACATGATCACGCCTCTCTGCTCCGGAGGTGCCGATGAATCCGCTATTGGCGATCCTGTCGATGTACTCTTGACCGAATGGGCACAAAAATGTCGGAAGCAGGGTGGCTTGGTTGTGCTGCCTCACTTTCCGGATCCCCGATTGGAGAACGCAGCGACAATTGTGCTTGGCGAAGCGGACGCCGTCGAAATGACTTCGTACAGTAACCTGTATAGTGGGATCGATGCCTATTCGCTGGCCGACTGGTATCGCTACCTAAACAACGGATACCTCATCCCTGCAGTGGCCGGAACCGATAAGATGTCCGCCCAATACGCCGTGGGAACGATCCGGACCTACGCAAAGATCACCGACAACCGAGAGTTTTCCTACGAGACGTGGATGGACGCTGTCCGTGCGGGGCATACGTTTGTCACTTCTGGACCTCTGATGGATATTGATGTCGACGGAAAACCTATGGGCAGCCGTTTTGGGCTGTCCTCATCGGGCGGCACAGTCACTGTCAGTTGGAACGCCGCAAGCGTAATCGTGCCAATGACCAGGATCGACCTTGTCGTCAACGGCGAGGTTAAGGAAAGCCGCACCCTCAAGCCGTGGCAAGATGCCGGCAGTTGGTCGGTGCGCATCCAGAAGAGTTCGTGGATCGCGTTGCTTGTTCGCGCAAAATACGACGACAAACCTGAAATGATCGCCACCCACTCGTCGCCCGTCATGATTGACGTCGAGGGATCTCATTTTTTCGCGGCGGCTGACGCGCTGACAATCCTGGAACAGATCGAGGGGTCGATGGCATACATCGACACAATCGGAACTCGCGCAGAGACGACACGGTACAAAGAGATGCGGCTTGTGCTCCAATCGGCGTACCGTCGCCTACACGATCAAATGCATCAAATGGGATACGATCACCCACACAGTGTCGGTACGCACCATTCCGAGCATGATTAG
- a CDS encoding HupE/UreJ family protein, producing MDTPMIISKTTKLAFVAIMLASACKPALSHIGVSSANSFAAGFAHPLFGLDHIMVMVAVGLWAALKGGRALWAWPAAFVGLVLAGGALGIAGVPVPFVEPVILASIVVLGLLVAAAADLPVATGAVIIGLFALFHGHAHGTEIPETAGGLEYLAGFALATALLHGVGIGLGLAGRRFRALVQLAGAATAAVGLGLIFGAV from the coding sequence ATGGACACTCCGATGATCATAAGTAAAACCACCAAACTAGCCTTCGTGGCAATTATGCTTGCATCTGCATGCAAGCCGGCATTGTCCCATATCGGCGTCAGCTCAGCTAATTCGTTTGCAGCGGGCTTTGCGCACCCGCTCTTCGGGCTTGACCACATCATGGTGATGGTCGCGGTCGGTCTGTGGGCGGCGCTGAAGGGCGGACGCGCCCTCTGGGCTTGGCCGGCGGCCTTCGTCGGCCTAGTGCTTGCTGGCGGCGCGCTAGGTATCGCCGGCGTGCCCGTTCCGTTCGTAGAGCCCGTCATCCTCGCCTCGATTGTGGTACTCGGCCTGCTAGTCGCTGCTGCGGCCGACTTGCCTGTAGCGACAGGGGCGGTCATTATCGGCCTCTTTGCGCTTTTCCACGGTCACGCGCATGGCACAGAGATTCCAGAGACTGCGGGGGGTCTCGAATATCTCGCCGGCTTTGCCCTCGCCACAGCACTCCTGCACGGCGTAGGTATCGGTTTGGGACTTGCCGGCCGGCGGTTTCGCGCCCTCGTACAACTGGCGGGGGCGGCGACCGCCGCAGTCGGCCTCGGCCTGATCTTTGGCGCGGTCTAG
- a CDS encoding GlxA family transcriptional regulator, translated as MTVELDRQTQQFGFLLLPNFALMSYASASEPLRAANLLAGRSLYAIRQLSQGGRPVQSSGGIDIACDDVSSVGAEFHTVFVCAGGDPGNWAEADRLFGTLRRLSRLGVRLGAISSGAYLLAAAGLLDNRDFTIHWEHAPVLREAYPALALRQARYVIDGDRITCGGGVAPLDMMHALIAERMGAHFANRVSDWYLHTAIADPSDPQRGSAAERFGTHNPILLAALEKMEATIENPLDREAMAHFLSISSRHLDRLLTQHLSAGFLQTYRRIRLDHARRLIEQSPLAIAEIAFATGFSSTGHFSQVFKKQYCKTPSSWRAGRIRGG; from the coding sequence ATGACGGTTGAATTGGATAGACAAACTCAGCAGTTCGGTTTTCTGCTACTACCGAATTTCGCGCTCATGTCCTACGCATCGGCGAGCGAACCCTTGCGCGCCGCAAATCTGCTCGCAGGCCGCAGCCTCTATGCCATCAGGCAGCTTTCGCAGGGTGGCCGGCCGGTGCAGAGCTCGGGCGGTATCGACATCGCCTGCGATGATGTTTCGTCCGTGGGAGCGGAATTCCATACAGTGTTCGTCTGCGCGGGCGGCGATCCCGGCAACTGGGCGGAAGCGGACAGGCTATTCGGCACATTGCGGCGGCTGTCGCGCCTCGGCGTCCGTCTCGGTGCGATCTCGAGTGGCGCCTATCTCCTGGCCGCCGCTGGTCTGCTCGACAACAGGGACTTCACCATTCATTGGGAGCATGCCCCGGTCCTGCGCGAGGCCTATCCGGCTTTAGCGCTCCGGCAGGCCCGCTACGTCATCGACGGCGATCGCATAACCTGCGGCGGCGGCGTGGCTCCGCTCGACATGATGCATGCGCTGATCGCGGAACGCATGGGTGCTCATTTTGCGAACCGCGTCAGTGACTGGTACCTTCACACCGCGATTGCCGACCCATCTGACCCGCAACGCGGTTCTGCGGCCGAGCGATTTGGCACCCACAATCCGATCCTGCTGGCCGCGCTTGAAAAGATGGAGGCGACGATCGAAAATCCGCTCGATCGCGAAGCAATGGCGCATTTCCTCTCGATCAGCTCCCGCCATCTGGATCGCCTCTTGACCCAGCATCTGAGCGCCGGCTTCCTGCAAACCTACCGCCGGATCCGGCTGGATCACGCGCGGCGGCTGATCGAACAGAGCCCGCTTGCGATCGCCGAAATTGCCTTTGCCACCGGGTTCTCCAGCACCGGACACTTTTCTCAGGTTTTCAAGAAGCAATACTGCAAGACGCCGAGCTCGTGGCGTGCGGGCCGGATCCGCGGGGGGTGA